The following is a genomic window from Desulfobotulus pelophilus.
GAATGGACCGGCAGTATCTTTATGCGAGAATTCTGTCTGTCAAAGGGGAGGATGGCTGATCTCTTGTGTTTGTCTGTCAGCGTAATGCAGCCAGGAGTCAGTTCATGAGCTTTGTTTTTTAGGGCAGGCCTGAAAAAATAATAGGTTTCTTGAGAGCATTTCGATCTTATTGGTGTTTTTTTCTTTGGAAGAGAAGACCGGCATCCCGGTAGTATGAAGGGATGCCGGTCATTTTTTATCTGTAAAGATTTATTTTAAAAAGGAGTAGGGATATTTTGTGTGGTCTTCATATTTATCCTGGATGATGGCCACCACGTCTTCAACAAACACAAGTTCTTCATTGGTGGGGATCATGAATACTTTGACCTTGGAGTCAGGTGTGGAGATTTCTGTCTCACCATGCTTGCTGAAGGTGCCCATGTTCTTTTCTTTGTCAATTTTGATGCCGAAGAATTCAAGGCCTTCAAGGGTTTTCTGGCGGATGAGTCCTGAGTTTTCTCCCACACCTGCGGTAAAGACAATGGCATCAACCTGGCCAAGGGCAAAAGCATATTCGCCAGCGCACTTGCGCAGTTTGTAAGCTTCCATTTCAATGGCCAGCTTACACCGGGCATCGCCTTCATTGGCGGCATCCTCAACATCTCTGCGGTCCGTAAATTTTCCGGTAATGCCAAGAATGCCGGATTTTTTGTTGAGCAGATTGTCCATGTAGCGGGGGCCAACATCAAGCCGTTGCATCATGAACATGGGAATGGCAGGATCGATGTCGCCACAACGGGTTCCCATGACGGCGCCTGCAAGGGGGGTAAAGCCCATGGTGGTGTCAATGGAGAGGCCTTTTTTTATGGCGGCACAGGAAACACCATTTCCGATGTGCAGGGTGATAATGTTGCATTCAGCGGCGCTTTTTCCAAGAAGTGACGCAGCCCTTTTGGATACATAAAGGTGGCTGGTACCATGAAAACCATACCGGCGTACGGCAAAATCTTTATACCATTCATAAGGAAGGGGATAGAGATAGGCATGCTCCGGCATGCTCTGATGGAATGCTGTGTCAAAGATAGCCACATGGGGAATTTTTGGCATGGCTGCACGGCCTGCACGGATACCTACAAGGTTGGCGGGATTGTGCAGAGGGGCAAGGTGTGTGACGGCAGCAATGTGATTGATTACGTCATCGGTAATGAGAACGCTCTGCTTGAAGTGTTCGCCACCGTGAACGACCCGGTGGCCAACTGCAGATATTTCCTCCATGTTTTCAATGACTTTGCCTTCTCCGGTTGTCAGGGCATTGATAATCCATTGAATGGCTGTTTCGTGATTATCGATGGCATATTTAATTTTTTTCTTGAAGTCCTTTGCAGGAACTTTGTGATCAATAAAAGAATCTCCAATGCCAATGCGTTCAACAACACCATTGGCAATGACATCTTTATTGGTCCAGTCAAAAAGTTGATATTTAAGCGAGGAGCTTCCGCAGTTTAATGCAAGAATTTTCATGGGAACAATCTCTTTCTTCCGTTTTGGGTTAGCTGGCCTGAACAGCTGTGATGGCCGTTACGTTGACAATATCCATATATTTGCAACCCCTTGAGAGGTCGTTGACGGGTTTTGCCAGCCCCTGGATGATG
Proteins encoded in this region:
- a CDS encoding acetate kinase, which encodes MKILALNCGSSSLKYQLFDWTNKDVIANGVVERIGIGDSFIDHKVPAKDFKKKIKYAIDNHETAIQWIINALTTGEGKVIENMEEISAVGHRVVHGGEHFKQSVLITDDVINHIAAVTHLAPLHNPANLVGIRAGRAAMPKIPHVAIFDTAFHQSMPEHAYLYPLPYEWYKDFAVRRYGFHGTSHLYVSKRAASLLGKSAAECNIITLHIGNGVSCAAIKKGLSIDTTMGFTPLAGAVMGTRCGDIDPAIPMFMMQRLDVGPRYMDNLLNKKSGILGITGKFTDRRDVEDAANEGDARCKLAIEMEAYKLRKCAGEYAFALGQVDAIVFTAGVGENSGLIRQKTLEGLEFFGIKIDKEKNMGTFSKHGETEISTPDSKVKVFMIPTNEELVFVEDVVAIIQDKYEDHTKYPYSFLK